The Anabaena sp. PCC 7108 region AGAAACTTTACTAGCTGCTTTATTTGTACTCGTCTTAGCCTCCTTTATAGGCTTTGAAGTCATCAACAAAGTTCCCCCAACTCTCCACACCCCCTTAATGTCCGGTTCCAACGCCATTTCCGGTATTTCGGTAATTGGTGCAATCCTGGCTGCTGGGGAGAAAAACACCAATTTATCAGTAATTCTCGGTTTAATTGCCGTAATTTTGGCAATGGTTAACGTTGTCGGTGGTTTTTTGGTTACAGACAGAATGCTACAAATGTTCAAAAAAAAGGAAGTTAAAGCATGAGCGACTTTTTACCAACTGGGATTCAGCTGACGTATTTAGTCGCTGCATCATTATTTATCCTCGGTTTGAAAAAACTCGGTTCTCCCGCTACTGCTAGAAACGGTAATCTTGTGGCTGCGGTGGGGATGCTGTTAGCTGTTGTTGCTACTTTATTAGATCAGCACGTATTAAATTACGAGATGATCTTGATAGGCTTGGCGATTGGTTCTATTATTGGTGCGATCGCAGCTTACAAAGTACAAATGACTGATATGCCCCAAATGGTGGGCTTACTTAACGGTTTGGGTGGTGCATCTTCCGCACTTATAGCTGTTGCCGAATTTTGGCGGTTGTTAGATAGTTCTCAACCGATTCCCCTCGATGTCAACATTTCCATGCTATTGGATGTGTTAATCGGTGGTGTCACCTTAACAGGTAGTTTTCTGGCTTTTGCCAAATTGCAAGGTTTAGTTAGTGGTACACCCATTACCTTTCCTTTGCAGCAACCTTTTAACCTCTTGCTGTTGGGTTCTTATTTAGCTGGAAGTGCCTATTTAATCATTACACCAGATAGCCTCCCCGTATTTTTAGGAGTGGTGGCTGTTTCTTTGGTGTTGGGTGTAATGTTCGTCCTCCCCATTGGTGGCGGCGATATGCCCGTTGTCATCTCCCTGTTAAACTCCCTCTCCGGTGTGGCTGCGGCTGCGGCTGGGTTTGTGGTGATGAACAATATGTTAATCATCGCCGGTGCTTTGGTGGGGGCTTCAGGTTTAATCCTGACGGAAATTATGTGTAAGGCGATGAACCGTTCTTTGTTCAGTGTCTTATTTAGTGCTTTTGGTTCTGTCTCTACTGCTACTGGTGGTGCTACTGCTGGTGCAAGTAATCAAACAGTCCGCAGTATTGATCCCGAAGAAGGGGCAATGATGTTGGGTTATGCCCGTTCTGTGGTGATTGTCCCAGGATACGGTATGGCGGTTGCCCAAGCACAGCATAGCGTCCGGGAGTTGGCAGATCAACTAGAACGCATGGGTGTGGATGTGAAATATGCGATTCACCCTGTTGCGGGAAGAATGCCAGGACACATGAACGTATTATTGGCAGAAGCTAATGTAGCTTATACGCAGTTGTATGATATGGAGGATATTAATCCCCAGTTTGAACAGGCTGATGTGGCGTTGGTGATTGGTGCTAATGATGTGGTCAATCCGGCGGCGCGTAGTGATGTGAATAGTCCTATTTATGGGATGCCGATTTTAGAAGTTGATCGGGCAAAGCAGACTATTGTGATTAAGCGCGGTATGAGTGCTGGTTTTGCCGGTGTTGATAATGAGTTGTTTTATAAGGATAAGACAACAATGTTGTTTGGTAGTGCTAAGGATATGGTGGCTAAGTTGGTTTCGGAAGTGAAGCAGCTTTAGATATAGGCTAGGGGTGTAGTTTTTGACTATGCCCTTTTTTTTTCACCCAGAGACGCAGAGAGGTTTGTTTCGCGCAAAGGCGCTAAGGAGCAAAGGCGCAAAGGCGCAAAGAAAAATAAAGTTTATTTACTGTAATTTGGATAATTTAGGAAAATTCTCAGGTAGTTTAAATTCAAAATCCTCTCTATCAGCATCTGCTGGAAAAGAATTCCACTTATTTATATTGTCAAAACAATCTTCTAATACATTATCTCGATTATCACTATATAATGCTCCTATTTTTTCGGCAACTTCAAAAGTAATTACTTTATTACCATAATTATCAATCGCCCAATCATCAAATCCACCTGCTTTAGCTTTGCAAACAGCAGCATAAAGATTTGGCATATTCTCTTTATATCTTTCTAAATCAATTGGAATATGCCATATATCAGCTATATCAAATCTACCAACTAAATCATCTGGTATTAAATCATCTGCTGTTTTTGAAATATCTTCATTTTTCCACCATAACATACGGGCATATTTATAACAACCTTCATACCAATTTCCATCAATTTGAGCTATACCTTCAGGTTTAATCCAAGTTGATGAAAAATAATATTCTTGTCCCTGACATGGGCTAACAAATTCAAAACAAATTAAAGCTCCTGAATATGATTCCAATAGTTTTTGAAATAAAAGAGGAAGATAATTAAAAGGAGGATTAGGATTATAATTTTCACCTTTTACACCAAAACAACCATAGCCATCTGAATCGAAAAAAATTGAATAGCCTTTAATTTTTAAATTACAAACTGGTGGTATACCTTTTCTACGTGCAATTTTCTTAATTATTTTTTTGACTGTTTCTGGTTCAGTTGTTACCACTTCAGCTTTAGAATACCAAAATACACCCATAATAACTTCTGATGATTTTTCTTAAAATAGAAATATTTGGAACATTTATACTATAGTAGTTTTTACTTGTCAAGTCTCATGATCTAGGTAATATCTGATAGTTATAATAAGTTTTTCCTTGACAGTATAAAACGTTTGTACTAAAATTATTGTTGCTTGTCAAGTAGTATTTCTAAGCAGAAAAACATAATTATGAACAGTCAACAATTTTTAAATGATGAGATTTTAGAAGAAAGAATTGAGACATTTTATGGATATGGTAATTATGAAGGGAAATATTGGTTTATTGGTATGGAAGAAGCAGGAGGAGAAGATTTTGATAACATTAATTTTAGAATCAATACATGGGAAAAAAGAGGTAAAAATGAAATAGATGATGTTGCAGAATATCTTGAAGATATGGGATGGTGGGATGAGAAAATACAGAATACATGGAAGGGATTAATTAGGATTATATTAAGTGCTAAAGGAAAAGAAAATATTGATGTAGAAAATGTTCGTCAATATCAGTTTAAAGAATTAGGAAGGAAAGAAAAAGAAACTTGTTTATTAGAATTATTGCCTTTACCTTCTCCATCTATTGATGATTGGATATATGCTAAACATTCTCAACTCCTTTTTTTATCTGATAGAGAAACTTATAAAAATTATTGTGTTGAGAAACGAATTAATCATATTAGTCAAAGAATCAAAGAACATAAACCTAAAGCCGTTGTTTTTTACGGTATGAAATATGAATATTATTGGCGAAAAATAGCAGACATTGAGTTTACAAAAATTGAGGTTGCAAAAACAGAAGATTCAAAAAAACACTATTTCTTTATTGGTAAAAATAATCAAACTGTATTTGTGATGGTTAAACATTCTGTAGCTTTTGGTGTAACCAGTGACTACTTTCATTATATTGGTAAATCAATTACTGCTAAACTAGCGGAATAATACTTTTAGCTCTCCTCTTCTTTCTTACCTTCGCGCTCTTCGCGTCTTCGTGGTTCGTTAAAAGGGATGTTTGGGGAAAGTGTGCGATAGCGCAAGCGCTGACTTGTCAGTTCGCTATTTGGGGGGTTGAAGGGTGCAATCGCTCTCACCGTTTAAATTTCTTGCCAATTTCTAGCATCAATAAAAATAGAAAGATGCTTTTTATTACTCGTGGCAATAATTACCTCACGTCCATAATTAGCAACTAAAATAGATTGAGAAGCCAAAATAACATCACCATCCAAAGCCTTATTATCTGCTGTAGATTTACCTTTATTTCTCGCTTCAGCCCATAATTCTGATGCTTTTAACATTACTTCTGTGGTAATAGGAAGATAAATAATTTCTGATTTAAGTTGATTCAGTTTTCTAATCCCTGATAACTTATTTGCTCTTAATAATTCCCGTCTAATTTCATAATCTATAATTTCTGGTAAAATGACTTCATAACCTCTTTCAAAAAGACTATAAAACCATTCTTGACATTACACAGCTAGAGTATTCGCTTTAGGATTAGTAATTAATCCCACTGGTGCAGAATCTAAAATAATAACCTTACTCATTTTATTTTAAATTGAAATACCATTTATAGATTCAATAACTTCCAAAGTTTCTTGTTGTTCTTGTTGATCATCTGATTCATTCCATGACTCAAACAATCTTTTAATATTAGTTTTTCTATGTTCTTTTTTAATTGCATCACTTTCATTAATTTCATTAATAGCATTTTCCCAGTTTTTTAAAGATGTCTGTTTCATCGTCACACTTTGACGAAATAAACGGACAATTTGTAGTAATTCGGGTATGTATTCTTCTGGAGTATGTTCAATTTCTAGTAATAAATCATTGCGGGGTTGTGCTGATGATTTAGCTGTAATGGATTGGTGATTATTAATCATAAAATCCTAGATTTGATTATTTTTACATATTACCAGTATATCGGATCAGAATAAGCAATGTCTGAAATTTCTAAAATGTGATAACTACGATGATCTAAATGATTCCTGCGGAGTGGTTTGCGGTTCCTATGGAGTGCTTTGCTATCGCTATTTGGAGAGTTGAGGGGGTGCGTTAGCGGTAGCGTCTCGTAGAGATAGCTTACCGAAGGTATCGCTTTTGGGGAAGTTGAAGGGATGCGATAGCGCAAGCGCTGACTTGTCAGTTCGCTGTTTGAAGAGGTTGAAGGGATGCGATTCCTACGAAGTGCTTTGCGATCGCAAATTTAAACCCCAAATCCCAAAACCACATCCAAAGCAGTCCGAATTTCTTCCCAATATTCAGCTTCTAAAATCCCCACAAACCCCAAAACGCGACGATAATCTACAGCACGAATTTGAGCAACATCAATAAAACGATCCTTATCTAATCCATTAGTTGCTGTTGTTTTGATATTAACAATATAGGGAGCTTGCTTACTTCCTGGTCGAAATGGCATCACAATAGTTAATAATCCATATTGATTCATAATATCATTTTGAACTATCAAACAAGCACGGATTTTTTGTGCTTCTGCTCCCACAGTTGGATCAAGATTTACCCAGCGAATCTCACCCCGTTTATAAGTTAAATTACCCTCTGGCATTAATACCATCTCCAGATACATTATCCCAAGCAGAAATCTCATTTTGATATTCTAAATCTTTCGCATCTTTTTGGAGTGCTGCAATCATTTCTGTCTCTAAAATTTTGCGTCTTTGTTCTGCTAATATTGCGTTAATATAGGCACTACGATTACCTTTTGCTTGTTGATCAATAAATTGGAGAATGCTTTCTTCTAAAGTAATTGTGACTTTCATCATTATGTATGACTCATTCATCTTACCAATCAATCATACCATTTTTTTGACATTGTGTGAGGTAAAAAGAGATTTTGGGGGGTTGAGGGAGTCTGTTAGCGTAGCTTACTGTTCGCGTAGTGTTCCGCAAGAAAGGTATTGCTGTTTGAGAAGTTGAGGGGATGCGATAGCGCAAGCGCTGACTTGTCAGTTCGCTGTTTGGGGAGTTGAGGGAATGCGATCGCTCTTCTAATATGATTAAACAACACTACGTGGATCAACAACTACAATATCCGAAAACCGTTTAAAATCATCAACATTAAATGTCAATAAATGTGTAATATTATGAGCTACCATAGCCGCAGCTAAACGTGCATCATGCACCTGTTTTCCCATCACTTGATATTTAATAACCCACATTCCGCACTTCAATTTGTAGTACAAATACAAGTATCATAAGCAGCATAGAGGCTTAAATACAAATACGCAACTAAGAAAGTAAAAATATAGACTTTAATTGCCATTGGACTACTAAAGAGAAATTCATAGGGCATTGAGAATAAATTCAGGAAAAAATGAGAGAATGAAACTGAATTACCAAAAAATGCCTTCATAATATGAATTACCAAAAAGAAGAAATTGAGAGTAAAAACATAGATCACTTAGGAATAATCGCAGGAATAATAGATGAAATAGGAATAGTAGAAAAAATCAACGAGATATTTTCAATAGATATCAGAGAAAAAGTAAATACAGGAGAAGTAGTCAAAGCAATTATTCTCAACGGACTAGGCTTTGTATCAAGACCACTATATTTATTTCCAGATTTCTTTAAAGATAAAGCTGTAGAACATCTAATAGGAGATGGGATAAAAGCAGAAGATTTAAACGACGATAAAATAGGTAGAGTCATGGATAAACTCTATAAATATGGATTAACTAAACTATTCTTAATCATTGCCTTAGAAGTAGTAAAGAAATATGGAATAGACACAAAATATTCCCATTTAGACTCAAGCTCATTACATTTACACGGGGAATATAAGAATTGCCTAAATAATCTAGAGAAAGAACTAGGAATAAATAGAGAACATCCAATTATAATCACACAAGGATATTCGCGTGACCATCGTCCAGACTTAAAACAATGTATATTAGATTTAATAGTAAGTAGTGATGGGGATATACCATTATTTTTTAGAGGAGCATCAGGAAACGAATCAGATAAAGCAGTATTCGCTCACATCTTAGTAGAATATTCTAAACAAATAGATTTTGAAAGTATCATGGTGGCGGACAGTGCATTATATAGCGAAAGTAATTTAACATTAATGTCAAACATGAAATGGATAAGTCGAGTACCATTATCCATTAAAAAAGCAAGAAATTTAGTGAAAGCCTCCATCAATAATGACATGAAAGCCTGT contains the following coding sequences:
- a CDS encoding NAD(P) transhydrogenase subunit alpha gives rise to the protein MTETLLAALFVLVLASFIGFEVINKVPPTLHTPLMSGSNAISGISVIGAILAAGEKNTNLSVILGLIAVILAMVNVVGGFLVTDRMLQMFKKKEVKA
- a CDS encoding NAD(P)(+) transhydrogenase (Re/Si-specific) subunit beta; this translates as MSDFLPTGIQLTYLVAASLFILGLKKLGSPATARNGNLVAAVGMLLAVVATLLDQHVLNYEMILIGLAIGSIIGAIAAYKVQMTDMPQMVGLLNGLGGASSALIAVAEFWRLLDSSQPIPLDVNISMLLDVLIGGVTLTGSFLAFAKLQGLVSGTPITFPLQQPFNLLLLGSYLAGSAYLIITPDSLPVFLGVVAVSLVLGVMFVLPIGGGDMPVVISLLNSLSGVAAAAAGFVVMNNMLIIAGALVGASGLILTEIMCKAMNRSLFSVLFSAFGSVSTATGGATAGASNQTVRSIDPEEGAMMLGYARSVVIVPGYGMAVAQAQHSVRELADQLERMGVDVKYAIHPVAGRMPGHMNVLLAEANVAYTQLYDMEDINPQFEQADVALVIGANDVVNPAARSDVNSPIYGMPILEVDRAKQTIVIKRGMSAGFAGVDNELFYKDKTTMLFGSAKDMVAKLVSEVKQL
- a CDS encoding type II toxin-antitoxin system PemK/MazF family toxin → MPEGNLTYKRGEIRWVNLDPTVGAEAQKIRACLIVQNDIMNQYGLLTIVMPFRPGSKQAPYIVNIKTTATNGLDKDRFIDVAQIRAVDYRRVLGFVGILEAEYWEEIRTALDVVLGFGV
- a CDS encoding IS1634 family transposase, giving the protein MNYQKEEIESKNIDHLGIIAGIIDEIGIVEKINEIFSIDIREKVNTGEVVKAIILNGLGFVSRPLYLFPDFFKDKAVEHLIGDGIKAEDLNDDKIGRVMDKLYKYGLTKLFLIIALEVVKKYGIDTKYSHLDSSSLHLHGEYKNCLNNLEKELGINREHPIIITQGYSRDHRPDLKQCILDLIVSSDGDIPLFFRGASGNESDKAVFAHILVEYSKQIDFESIMVADSALYSESNLTLMSNMKWISRVPLSIKKARNLVKASINNDMKACKIQGYSYLEEKVSYGGIEQRWLLVESVERKKADLNKLDKKIQEELLKANKLVDKLEQEEFADKSLAELKIKEITTKLKYHQICEREITETNKGKTTVYRVKCKLRENQELITQQQNSCGRFILATNILDTIELESEEILKIYKEQQSTERGFRFIKDPLFFADSLFVKNPERVETMMMLMALCLLVYNLGQKQLRMSLKAQKATVKNQLNKPTESPTLRWIFQCFQGIHLLMIQGFQRILNLTESHHHILQFLPTACQKYYLLS